A region of the Dasypus novemcinctus isolate mDasNov1 chromosome X, mDasNov1.1.hap2, whole genome shotgun sequence genome:
gatacaagaaagcagacaaaggggtgggaaggggggagaaataaataaaataaaaaatattttcaaaaaatttattactgctaactatgatCCAAAGCTTACATTTTGTATCTTTTTCAATAaacccccctattattgacaccatgtattagtactgtatatttgttatagttcacgagAGAACACTCtcttatttgtactgttaaccaactctatccatttccatacttttatagtcaagctaattgaaaattctacgtACAaataagcatcagtaccccttctcagccctcatcctatttcctagtaacctacactctagattttaactccatgtatttattcttcatatttagtgataccatacagtatttgtccttttgtgtccagcttatttcactcggtataatgtcctcagggttcatccatgttgtcatttgtgttccaattttgtttcttcttacagcaacatagtattccattgtatgtatatgctatattttgtttacccattcattggttgatggacacttggattgtttccgtCTTCTGGAagttgtgaataacgctgctgtgaacatcagtgtgctaatgtctgtttgcatccattttcagtttttctggttaTATTCCTAATAGAGGGATTTCCAGATCctatggcagttctatgtttagGTTCCTGAGGAGCTGCCGAACTGTCTTcctcagaggctgcaccattctacattcacaccaacagtgagggagtgttcttatttctccacatcctctccagcacttttaatttcctggtttttaaaaaaataatggccatctataaggtatgaaatgatatttcattatagttttgatttgctttttgcCTAGTATCTAGTGatattggccttttttttttcttcatgtgtttttttggccGTTTGTATTTCCTCTGGAAAAACGTCTAAGTTTTTTACTCATGTTTAAATtgcattgcttgctcttttattgttgagttgtataatctctttatatagcatggaaatcaaacccttaccagatatgtggttgccaaatattttctcccattgagtaggctgctttttcaccttgacaaagtcctttgcagCACAAAGTGTTtatgtttgaggaggtcccatttatccattatttcttttgttggctcatgctttgggtggaagatttaagaaactaccacataccaccaggtcttaaaaatatttcccttcattttcttctaggagttttatggttctgtcttctatatttaggtctttaatccattttgagttaatttttgtataaggtgtgagatgggggtcctctttctttcttttcaatacggatatccagttcacccagcaccatttgttgaacaggctgttctgccccagctgggtagGCTTGACAGGCATggcaaaaatcacttaaccatagatatgaggatctgtttctgaataGTCAGTTAAGTTACattgtctatgtgtctatctttatgccagtaccatgcagtttttaccactgtagctaggtaaaataattaaaaatctgaAAGTGAGAGTACTCTAACttcattattccttttttaagatgtttctggttatttggggtctcttaaaccttccaatacatttgataattggcttttccatttctttttaaaaggctgttgaaatttttatcggattgtattgaatctgtatatcaatttgggtagaattaacatcttaacaatatttagtcttccattacatgaacatggaatgtccttcaatttatttgtTACCTTTGATTTTCTATTAGTAAtgcactgtagttttctgaatacaagtgctttatgtccttgattaggttaatttctaaatattttattcttttagttgctattgaaatggaatgtttttttttgacttcctcttcagattgctcattactagtatatagaaacactattgatttttgcatattaatcttgtatcctgccactctgctgtacttatttattagctccagtagctttgttgtagatttttcaggactttcaagATATAGAATTATATCATCTTTGCATagcgaaagttttacttcttcctttccagtttggatgctttttatttcttttccttgcctgattgctgtagctagaaccagcgcaatattgaacaacagtagtgacagtgtcttgttcctgatcttaataggaaagctttcagtctttcaccattgagtacaatgttagctgtaggtttttcatgtatgccctttatcatgttgagaaagtttccttcaattccttacttttagagtgtttttcctaagaaaggattctgtattttatcaaatgccttttctgcatcaattgagatgattatgtggtttttcttctttgatttattaatgtgatgtattacactgattgatttttcttgttttgaaccaccgttgcatgcctgggataaaacccacttgatcatgatgaataattcttttaatgtgcttttgcatttgtttagtgagtattttgttgaggatttttacatctgtattcattaaggAAATGAGTCTGTAACAttcatttttcataatatctttatctggctttggtattagggtgatgttagcttcatagaatgagtttgacagcattccttcctgttcaagtttttggaagagtttgaataagattgataaatcttctttgactgcttggtagaattcacctgtgaacacATCTGGTccaggacttttcattttggggaggtttttgatgactgtttcaattcctttacttgtgattggtcttcTATTATATAATATTCTACAAAATTGCAGTACCCTTACTACTTTCTATTCCTAAAAGTTTTCCatctctccaaacagaaaccctatactcattatgcattaactccctgtATTGTCTGCTAAAGAGCTGCCGATGCACAGTactagaaatttgttggcttttataaagggtgcttatttggggtaaaagcttacagatccAAGGCTGTAAAAAGTCCAACTTAGGTCACCATAAGAGGCGCTTTCTTACCTAAGTCAGTTACCACGTGTTGAATCAAGATGGTCCCTGATCTCTGGCTGCtctctaccttcccctccaggctcaccctttcctctcGAGCTATGTGGGCCTACCCTCTTGACgtttcatgcttaagtgatcttATAGTCCTCTCTGTCCTCCTTGGTATTTGTTCCTTTCAGGACCTCTGGGCCTCCTATATTAGTCTCTCTGTTCTGAGTTCTTCCTAATCTCAGCTGTAAGTTATCAGATAAATTGCTCCTCTCTctagggctttagctgtttgagccttctcctttctgtcacatgacaataaaaaaatgacagagctatCTCTTCttgtgtgtttgtctgtctgtgattccatttatatcagacccagcaagggggtgggaactcaacctgatTCATGCCTTACTGACtagtggaatcaaagccctaaagcaattctatcaagtaatctaatcaaaggcccttcagccaaatttaatgcaatcaaagagtctCCTATCCAGAggagtagattagtttacaaatgtaatctttcactttttgggattcataaaataatcacaaactgccacactccccatttcccaggttccccccccccccccccgcaactTCTAATCTCtttctctatgagcttgcatattctatgatagtttctttgtagttaccatggggcttaaatttaacatgctAAATCTATAACAGTCTCATTTGCTTTTGATACCAccagcttaacttcaatagtatacacagaCTATGCTCTAATATCGCTCCATCCCCCCCttatgttgttcttgtcacaaattatgtatttatacattatggGTTCAAAACTAcggatttatcattacatttttcttaagatttattttatttaattctctccccttccccccattgtctgctttctgtgtccatttgctatgtgttcttctgcatctgcttgcattatccggtggcactgtaaaactgcatctcttttttgttgtgtcatcttgctgtgtcagctctctgtgtgtgtggcaccactcctgggcaggctgcactttttcacgtggggtgcccttgtggggcgcactccttgtccgtggggcacccctatgtgggggcgcccttgcgtggcatggcactccttatgcgcagcAGCACCACAcgtaggccagcttaccacatgggtcaggaggccctggagatcgaaccctggaccctccatatggtaggtggacgctcttatcagttaagtcacatccgcttccctatcgttacattttatgcatttgccttttagatcctatagaaagtaaaaagtggagttcaaaagcaaaaatacaatagtactggcatttatatttccccatgttgttacccttaccagaatctttatttcttcttgtgtctttaatctattgtttattgtctttccttttaaCCTACAGAACTCTTTTTAGCATTACTTGTAGGGCCAGCCTAgtggtgatgagtttttgttattgtttatctgggaatgtcttaatctttcccttatttttgaaagacggtTTTGCTAGATATTGTATTCTTGGGTAGCACTttcttgctttcagcactttatgtcctcccactgccttcttgcctccgtggtttgcAATAAGAAATTGTCATTTAATTTTATGGAAGCTTCTTTGTATGTATTCTTCTTGTGGCTTCCAGAATGTTGTCTTTATCTTTAGCATATGGTAATTTGATTTAAACATGTTGTGTCATGGGTCTATTTTGGTTTATCCTGGAGTTTCTTGAATGTTTTGGATGTATGTATTAGTTTCCCAGATTCTAAAAcagataccatacaatgggtggcttaaccacaggaatttattggtccatggtttcagaagctagaaggcttgcttgcTACCatggtcagtatcttctggctggccagcaatcttcagagttcttggcttttctgtcacgtggcagtgCAATGACAACATCTTCTTTCCcttttgggttccattgatttaCAGCTTCTGGCTGCGgcccatgttttcttttcctgtgacaaatttcctttgcttataagaattTCAGtcttattggattaaggcccatccttaTTCACTATGGgtataccttaactaataaacATCTTCAAAGCTTCTCttacaaatgaattcacatccacaggacctgaatctgccttttgtgggggacatgattcagtccccaacaatgtgtatattcatgtcttttgttaaattttacaGGTTTTCAGCCATCTTTTCTTAATTGTTTTTAACCATCTTTTCTTTGAattctctttctgcccctttctctcttccttctttttggaacttccacaatgcatatattggtacacttgatagtTCCCATGGGTTCCTCAGggtctgttcactttttttcattctttcatctttctgAGCCTAACtctaaatgatttcagtagtcttatcttcaaattctctgattctttcttcgcccagctccaatctgctgtttaacccctctagggaattttttatttctgttactttAGTCTTCAGCTCTCtatggttccttttcataattccaTTCCTCTTTTGagcttctctttgtgttcatctgttgttttcctgatttcctttagttctctgtccatgtgttcctttagctctttgagcacatttaagaccatttttaaaaaatctttatctgGTATGTCCTGGGTCTGGTCCTCCTTGCTATTTTCTACTGCTTTAATCGTCTACTTTacctgggccattgcttcctgttactttgtgtgtttgtaatctgttgttgaaacctggacatttttgatattttactgTGTTACCACTGATTTTTAGACTCTGAGGTATCTTTTCTTTAGCTTTTATTGAGTTAGAatacagagctttccttgattgccaggagctaacaaaaaaaaaaaaagggagggagggagaatgtACTTTTTAATAGTCATTGCAGATTGACTTGTGCAAGCATTGTCCTTCAGGGCTtatcatacaatgagtttagagaatagcttcaGGCCAAAACTAGAGGCACctctgatcctttctgtgcatgtgtcttgtcttgggtATGCATATGTGGTTCCGGGAATTCCCTATTTACACAGTTCTGGAAGTCCCTTCTTCCcttggaaacagtttcctcatggttaTGGGCATTGCACTGTATATCCTTACCCCAACAATCCCTTACCCCAGGTGGCATGACTTGGCTGTTTTCCCACAGCATTGTATATGCAGAGTAAAGTTTGGTATGATGAGTCCCTCGGGCCACCACCAGACAAATTGGATCTGATATATATGCTTCCAATATGTGCATGAAAGTTACCATGCTCCCTCTGGAATTGGGACCAGGGACCCACACTGGGGGAGCAAGTTGGCTCTGTGCCAAACCAGTGAGGTATAGGGGGGCCCTttcactgttttctggagctttgagatctgatgtttctgccagttcaaaGCTTCTCTGGGCAGATGGAACCCTGAAGCATCTTACCCCATCATCTTGATTGGGGCCACATGATTTCTGAAAAAATCTTTAGTGGGGTGCTTGAGAAATATGTGGATATACTCTACCTATTGCTTGTAGAACTCGTTTATTCATGGTGTGATTCAGATCATCTATattgctgtttttaatttttttggtctaCTTGACCTACCATTAATTGAGAGCATTATAAGAtgcttcttatattttaattCACCAGTTCTGGGGGTTTAGAGGGAAAGTAACTACTACAGTTAGTCCCTGTCTGTTTTTCCTAGCTCTTCACAAGCACAAGGTTGTTGCCCTACACTGAAATTACAACCGAGGATGTCATCCAAATGTTTTCGTTTCCACAGGTGTGGAGAAGGCACTATTTGTCTCGAGGTTTGGGAgggtgagaaagaagagaagaaatccaacaggttctttttttaaaaaaaaattatatctccccgccccctcattgtttgcacttgctgtgtctgttggtcttgtttctttaggaagcactagtAACGGAATCCAGGGCCTCTGATgttggagggaggcacctaatcacttaagccacctccaatccctgctttgttgtgtctcttgttatgtttttcctcttgtgtctcttgttgcatcatcttgttgtgtcagctcaccgtcctgcttgtcctctttaagaggcactgggaacctctgctccctctgttgtgtctctcattatgtttttcttcttgtctcttgttgtgttgtcttgttgtgtcagcttgctgtgccttcCTGTCACgctagcttgctgtcttctttttttttttaagatttatttttatttatttctctccccttctcccctccccgccccagttgtcacttctctgtgtccatttgctgcgtgttcttctttttgtccgcttctgttgttgtcagtggcacgggaatctgtgtttcttttcattgcatcatcttgatgcgtcagctctccatgtgcgcggtgtcattcctgggcaggctgcactttctttcgctctgggtggctctccttacaggatacactccttgtgcgtggggctccggCACTGcctacgcgcatcagcactgcacatgggccagctccacacgggtcaaggaggcctggggtttgaaccatggacctcccatgtggtagatggacgccctatccactgggccaagtctgcttccttcgctgtcttctttaggaggcaccaagaaccaaaccatagacctcccatgtggtaggtgggagcccaatcacttgagccacatccgcttccccaacacgttccttttttattttatcctttcacACCTTACCATAGAGGTTTCTCATAGTTTCTCTTCTTCTTGATGGTTTCCTTACTTGGTTCCTTTGGGTGATCTTGGGCAATGGAGCCAGTGACTGTGATGGTTCACCATCTTGATGAGACCAGATTGGAACATTATACCTTTATATTTGTGAGTTATCTGTAAAatcctagaaatggaatttctTGAACACCTCTTCATGCGCTAAACCTGTGTTGTCTCTTGCTTTCCATTTTGTTTGTGGTACTACCAACATCCAGGCACATAACAACAGACATGTGCATCATGTTGCGATGTGATGTGATAGGAGTACACAATGCGACCTATGAAATAttcttgccaaaataaaaaagaaactgaatCTAATTAAGCCTTTAGATCTTATTACCAGTTTACCAAAAACAAAAGATAGAAGAACAAGTTAACATTGCATAGAAGAGCCAAATATGGAATGTGGAAACTTCTACAGGacaatttttttcaataaatacaaGGCATAAggataaaagggaaagaaaaccgTTCTAAAGACTCGAGAGCTATCACCCAAATGTAATATGTGAACATTGGATCCTGTTTCAAATATACCAACTGTAAAAACACAGTTGCCTCAACTGAGAAAATTCACATACATAACACACTCACAAAGCGTATTAGATGATATTAAGGAATTTCTCATAGGTTAGGTGTGATAATGGCATTGTGGTTATGTGGAGAGAAAGGTCTTATcgtttgaaaaattaaaatgtttaaaaattattagccTAGCATATGGCACATCTATAGTAAGAACATATGTACCTAGACAACTTAAGCGTCCAATTCCTTTGACAACTACAGctctaattataaaataaaacttatgaTCTTGATTAATATGTATCTGCCCCTCAGGAGATTGATCCACTCTCTATTTGCTATCAAATTGCTATTTGTGAGCATGCAAAGCTAAAGCCCGGCCTCGTAATACTATGGTTTGAGTCTTTCTGGGAGTTAGCCCAGGGGACACCTACATCATCATTACTACTATTAATAGACTTTTACTTTAGAATTTCTAATCTATGGTCATGCTATAACAAAATTTACTAAGCTTTGTGGAGTACCaggataaagaatatatatatatatatatatatatatatatatatatatatatatatttaaatgtgtttttttaagatttattttttatttctccccccctcccttgtctgttctctgtgaccatttgctgtgtgttcttctgtttccacttttattcttgtcagtggcatccagaatctgtgtcttgttttgttgtgtcatcttgctgtgtctgctctctgtgtgtgtggcaccacttctgggcaggctgcgcttctttctcacggggcagctttccttgagggatgcactccttgtgcatgggactcccttacacggggaacactccttgcacgcatcagccctgcacgtgggccagctcaccacatgggtcaggaggccctgggtttgaaccctggacctcccatgtagtaggcagacgttctaaccattgagccaaatccgcttccctttaaATGcgttttttattgaagtatatcattcatacatgaacatatataaacaagaagtgtatagtaaagattgtgaacttacaaaataaatacgCATAACATCATATGGGAGTCttatacatcatccctccaccaacactttgcattgctgtgaaacatttgttacaaactatgcaagagcattgtcaaaatattactactaactatagtccctatcttacatttggtgtatttttcccccaactatataaacatatttatttttaaagatttatttatttatttacttccctccCCTTGTTCTTTTGcactagctgtctgctctctgtatccattcactgtgttcttccgtgtctacttgtcttttctttaggtagcactggtgggagagaggtgttcaatttCTTGCACCCCCTCAGCTCtttggtctgctgtatctcttactgtctctcctctgtgtctctttttgtcgcgtctTCTCAGTGCACCAGTtctccgtgcaggccagcactcctgcacggacCAGCActcagtgtgggccagcttgccaggtgggccagcttgccacaccggccagcatgccttcaccaggaagccccaggaatcgaaccctggacctcctatatggtagacaagagcccaaccacttgagccacatctgcttcccaagaatatattttaaaatgatcgTTTTAATAAAAGGAACTATGAAAAATAGAATagaggagggacacctggggtGAGGGTGAAGGAAGTAAAATTTCTGCACAAATTGAAAATGAATAGGCTGGAGTCTACCAGGAAAAAGGGATGAGAGTAAAggactccctcccaccccaggcaaAAATGACagaatgaacaaagtaaaattcTTCAGAGAGTATGAGGATAATTGAAAGTGGTTTGATGGTATCAGAATGGAAGCATATGAAGCTAGAGAGGTAGGCAGGTGCTGTATTATATAGCTTGGAAGTTATCCATGAGCCAAAGAAGGAGTTTAAGATTAGCCACAATTACATTTCAGGAAGATTACTGTGATAAGAATAAATGAACATGGAACATAGATTTGAGGGGCAATTGTAGTCATCCAAAAAGGGCTGGAGTTAGGTAGTAATTAGATGTGATGAGGAAGACAGGTTGAATTTGAGtgtttaaatatgtaaaatatttacagGATTCTAAATTAACTCTTTGAATCAAAGTACATTCAGAAAATTCTGGCTCTATTTTTGTCCCCTCTACCTCCTTCCTTCACTATCCCATAGATagccattttgtttttgttttatccttcctttgtttctttttgaaaagattaacaaataCCCACACAAGACGCATATGTTTATTTCCCCTATTTCCCTCCTTAGCCATAAAATAGCATTATGTAAATACTGTTTTGTaaccttgtttttttcctctaaatttaTCCTAGAGATTGTGCATTCCAGTAGATAGAAATCTTCCTTGTTGCTTTTTATAGCTGCATAGAATTTGATTGTGCAGATGTATCATACTTTATTCAAGCAGTCATTATCTGTCATATTGATAACCCCATTTTATTCTCTTCATAACTCTTATTACTTATATGCAGTTTTGTTGACTTTTTCATTGTCTTACAATATTCCAAAGTCAGTGAGAGTAGGAGCTTATCTTTTAGAGTTGTGCTAAGCCCCTAATAAGAAGTGGAATCCTAATTAATATTGTTTATTAATAATCATTAATTATTAATATCAATGCctaattaatatttgttgaataatgtCGCTAATGCTCAAGGACTGTGTTTTGTCCCTGCAGGTTGATCCAAAAGACTACATGTTTAGTGGACTGAAGGATGAAACAGTAGGTCGCTTACCTGGGAAAGTGGCAGGACAACAGTTTGTCATTCAAGACTGTGAGAACTGTAACATCTATATTTTTGATCACTCTGCTACAATTACAATCGATGACTGTACTAACTGTAAAATTTTTCTGGGACCCGTGAAAGGCAGTGTGTTTTTCCGGAATTGCAGAGATTGCAGGTGCACATTAGCCTGCCAACAGTTTCGTGTGCGGGATTGTAGAAAGTTGGAAGTCTTTTTGTGCTGTGCCACTCAACCCATTATTGAGTCTTCCACAAATATCAAGTTTGGCTGCTTCCAATGGTACTACCCTGAATTAGCTTTCCAGTTCAAAGATGCAGGGCTAAGTATCTTCAATAATACATGGAGTAACATTCATGACTTTACACCTGTGTCAGGAGAACTCAACTGGAGCCTTCTGCCAGAAGATGCTGTGGTTCAGGACTATGTTCCGCTCCCTACTACTGAAGAGCTCAAAGCTATCCGAGTTTCCACAGAAGCCAGCAGAAGTATCATTCCAGTATCCCGCGGTCAGAGGCAAAAAAGCAGTGATGAATCATGCTTGGTGGTATTATTTGCTGGTGATTATACTATCGCAAATGCTAGGAAACTAATTGATGAGGTAAgggtagagaaaagaaaagcagacatAAACCTATATATAAACACACCCCTTTCTAGGAACTTCTATTCTTTTCAAATTGGTTGATAGAAATATAGGCAATCCTCAAGTTAGGGTTTCTCCTCCCTACTCCCCCTCTCACATACAGATTTGTCTTAAGCTGATTTCTTAGGCCTCAAAATAGACTTTgtcaaagaaattttttaaaaactataattcAATTCAGTAAGCCTTTATTAAGCacttattctgttaccatatttAATTGATTATAGGATgcatattttccacattttaactTATCTGAAATGCATCTTTCAATTGATGGCAACTTAGATTTCATGAAATACAGTATATGCTGGGGATGGAGATGCATAGACAAAATTCTCTGCCCTGAAAGAATTTCCATTCTTAATAATAAATTTCCAGGGAAGCTCACATAAGTGGTACTGCATAGCTAAACATGACCATTTGTAATTACTTAGTGGGGAATTCTTTGGAGTTTTAGTGGTTAGGGGGTGAGAAAGACATTTAGGAATACAACTTTTGGGTCCTATTATGACTGTGAGAGCAACCTCCgcatttctttccttgttttccttttccctgtTGCCATGAAGGGGAAATTGTGAGATGGAAAGATGTGAGGAAGAATGAGATGGGAGCCGGGATAGCAAAGGTTATAGGCTCATGAGCAGGTGTTCTTGGTGAGCTCTTCAGTAGAGATGGATTCTTTGGGTAGCAGCTtccacttaaaaaataattagggaTGTAGGAGTTAGGGACTCTAGAAGCAGCAGTTCCTGTGTTAGCAGGTGCCAGTAGGAGATAGCAGTAGGATGTATTGATTATTCATTAATCGGGTATTTTTAAGTAGGAGTCtgttgatttaaaaaatcaaacttccAGAAATGGAGAAATGAATGGAAAGCTCATGATGTCTCTAtttgaatagattttttaaaagttggaacAAGTCAAAAGGAATGACTTTAGGGAAAACACTAAAAGTGACTTCCTCTTCTGTAGCCATATATTCTACAATGGAAAACCCATGCCTGAAATCTACAGAGTAGATCTGAGGTGCAGTTTTCAAAACAACAGAAGCTGAAGTATAATTTTAGGGCTTTGATAGTTTCTTTTTGAATTATGCCAATCTGATAAAAACATGTTATAATTATggtaagaaatagaaaaatgtacTTCTGGCCTTTGAATTCTCTAGTCACGTATTAATCCATTAGCTTAGAGTTAAATATTTTCGTTATCCTGtatggggatttaaaaaaataataatcgaTAATAGTTTCAAAAAAACCTAGTTATTCAGGTTAAAGCCCATTTTGGTAGATAATAAAGACTAGACCTAAAGAATATTtagcatttacatttaaaaatctaaataaacagTTTTTCTTAATGAGTCATCAAATGTAACCTTTTAACCTTTGTACCTGATATGTGAAATGGCAGTAGTGTGTCCCCTTAAAAGGATATGAGCAGGAAGAGTGATGTTCTTTTAGATGTCCTTCCAGAATACAAAAtaagttaaaacaaacaaaaccccacag
Encoded here:
- the RP2 gene encoding protein XRP2, which encodes MGCFFSRRRKAEKESRPAGEEEQPKQYSWDQREKVDPKDYMFSGLKDETVGRLPGKVAGQQFVIQDCENCNIYIFDHSATITIDDCTNCKIFLGPVKGSVFFRNCRDCRCTLACQQFRVRDCRKLEVFLCCATQPIIESSTNIKFGCFQWYYPELAFQFKDAGLSIFNNTWSNIHDFTPVSGELNWSLLPEDAVVQDYVPLPTTEELKAIRVSTEASRSIIPVSRGQRQKSSDESCLVVLFAGDYTIANARKLIDEMIGQGFFLVQTKEVSMKAEDAQRVFREKAPDFLPLLNQGPVIALEFNGDGAVEGCHLIVNELFNGTKMFISESKETASGDVDSFYNFADIQMGV